The Mesorhizobium sp. INR15 region TGGTGGAATAGCCGTCGAAGGAATGCGCCAGCGTGAAATCGGTCGGCGGCTCGATGCCCGCATCAGCCAGAATGTCGTCGACCAGGACGCCTTGCCAGGGCGTATCGAACTTGGTCCAAGCCGTCACGCAATGGATGTCGCGTGTCATCTTGCTCAACGGCAGGGCGTTGAACTCGGCCCAATTCCATTTCTTGATCGGGCGCGGCCCGTGCTTGAGCGTGAACGACCAATCCTCGGCGCGCACACGCGGGGTAGGCCCCGCCGACAGGACGGGAAATCCCTGCTCCAGATACTGCCCGGGCGGGATGCGGGCATCGTTGTCGGTTGGCGGTCGTCGTCCGGAGAAGCCGCGCGTGACCATCGGAACAATCTCTCTGTGCAAGGCCGCATGTCGGCCTCACCCAGTCTTCTCGAAGATGCCCTGGCGGGCAACAGGAATTTTTGGCCGGAAGCGGCAAACTCATGGCTGGCTTGCCGCTTCCCTGTTCATCCAGGCGCCGTTCAACCGTTGGCGAAAGGCACCGCGACGTAGATTTGTCCGCTGCCACGCTCGACCAGCAGCAGCACCGACTTCTTGCCGGATTTGCCGGCTTGCGCGATCGCCTGCGTCGCCTGTCTGGCGCTCTTCACCGGTACCTGATTGACGCCAACGATGATGTCGCCGGGCTGGATGCCGGAAGCAGCCGCTGCCTTGTCAGGATTGACCCTGGCGACCAGCGCGCCATGCTGATTGGCGGCAAGGTTCATCTGCTCGCGCACATCAGGGGTGATATCCATCAGGCCGAGACCGATCGCCGGAATACGAGAGCCCTCCTCGGTAGCAGGAGCACCGGAGCCGTCCGTCACCGAAGCCGTCTTCACGTCATCGCCGTTGCGTCCGACATCAACGGACATGTCGACAGCCTTGCCTTTGCGCCAGACGCCAAGCGGCTCCTTGGCGCCGGGCGAGACATCGGCAACGGCCCGCGACAGATCCTTGGGGTCCTTGATCGCCTGGCCCGCGAAGCTGGTGATGACGTCGCCGGTTTCGACACCGGCCTTGGCGGCCGGCGAGCCGTCATTGATCTGCGATACCAGCGCGCCGCCAGGATGATCGAGCCCAATGGCGCTCGCCACATCCGGCGTCACCGGCTGGATCTCGACGCCGAGATAGCCGTATTGGATGGAGCCGTCCTTCATCAGCTTGGCGACCACTTTTTGAGCCTGGTCCGACGGGATGGCGAAGCCGACACCGACACTGCCGCCGTTGGGCGAATAGATCGCCGTGTTGATGCCGACCACATCGCCGTTGGTATCGACCAGCGGCCCGCCGGAATTGCCATGATTGATCGGCGCGTCGATCTGGATGAAATCGTCAAACGGCCCGCTGTGCAGATCGCGGCCACGCGCCGAGACGATGCCAGCCGTAACCGTGGTGCCGATGCCGAACGGATTGCCGATCGCCAGAACCTGGTCGCCGGTCATCAGCTTGTCGGAATCGCCCCATTTGACAGTCGGCAACGGCCTCGAGGCCGAAATCTTGAGAACCGCGAGATCGTTCTTGGCGTCGCGGCCAACCAGCTTGGCGGGAAGTTCCGTGCCGTCGTCGAGCGTAACCTTGATCGACTGCGCGCCGTCGACGACGTGATTGTTGGTGACGATGGTGCCGTCGGCAGCGACAATAAAGCCCGACCCAAGCGCCTCTGAGCGCTGCGGTTGTTGTTGTTGAGGCGGTGTCCTTGGGCCGGGCATGCCCTGGTCGCCGAAGAACTGGCGGAAATAGTCATCGAAAGGCGAGTTGCCCGAGAAAGGGGTGGCGTCGCTCGTCGCTTCGGGCTGCGCTTTCATGATGGTGGTGACCGTCACCACGGCCGGCTTGTCGGCGGCGACGATCGGGGCAAACGAGCCGTTGGGCGCCGTCACCCCGGCAACGGGCGTCATCGTGCCGGCCTGGGCGTGATTTGCCCTGACGACCGAAAACGCGACAGGGCTGATGATGAGCGCGGCGCCCAGCAATGCGGCGACGCGATGTCCGCGAAGAATCTGGAGGGATGACATGGTCGTTGTCCATGCGAGAAATTGGTCCGGCACCGTGGCTGTCGCGGGGTGCAAAACAGCCCATTCGGCGTATCGGCCTTCGGGACCGCCGGTCTCGCATTTTTGCGGCAGCCGACCCGGTCGACAACCTTCATCTAGGACGCAGTTGCGGGCGAAATAGGTTTTTCCTGATATATTACAAAGATTTAATTCTTCGGCGCCGCAAGCATGGCCGACCTCGCGGTGGTTTCCTCAGCCCAACTGGAACCGCTGCGAAGCTCAAATCCTGCCGTTTCGCCTGAGATAGGCGCTGGCCAGCTCGCGCATCCGATTGCCGTCGAAGCTCGGCCCGTGACCGCCGTGACCGATGCGGATCGGCAGGTTCAGCAAACGCTGCATCGTTGTGTAATAGGCCGACTTGTCGGAGTCCGGCAGGTCGTCGATCAGCCAGCTGTCGTAGATGGCGTCGCCGCTGAA contains the following coding sequences:
- a CDS encoding molybdopterin-dependent oxidoreductase — translated: MVTRGFSGRRPPTDNDARIPPGQYLEQGFPVLSAGPTPRVRAEDWSFTLKHGPRPIKKWNWAEFNALPLSKMTRDIHCVTAWTKFDTPWQGVLVDDILADAGIEPPTDFTLAHSFDGYSTNVPTKDLTIGKAMVALLYEGKPITADHGGPARLLVPHLYFWKSAKWLTGLQFTARDEPGFWELRGYHIYGDPWREQRYTNDP
- a CDS encoding DegQ family serine endoprotease; amino-acid sequence: MSSLQILRGHRVAALLGAALIISPVAFSVVRANHAQAGTMTPVAGVTAPNGSFAPIVAADKPAVVTVTTIMKAQPEATSDATPFSGNSPFDDYFRQFFGDQGMPGPRTPPQQQQPQRSEALGSGFIVAADGTIVTNNHVVDGAQSIKVTLDDGTELPAKLVGRDAKNDLAVLKISASRPLPTVKWGDSDKLMTGDQVLAIGNPFGIGTTVTAGIVSARGRDLHSGPFDDFIQIDAPINHGNSGGPLVDTNGDVVGINTAIYSPNGGSVGVGFAIPSDQAQKVVAKLMKDGSIQYGYLGVEIQPVTPDVASAIGLDHPGGALVSQINDGSPAAKAGVETGDVITSFAGQAIKDPKDLSRAVADVSPGAKEPLGVWRKGKAVDMSVDVGRNGDDVKTASVTDGSGAPATEEGSRIPAIGLGLMDITPDVREQMNLAANQHGALVARVNPDKAAAASGIQPGDIIVGVNQVPVKSARQATQAIAQAGKSGKKSVLLLVERGSGQIYVAVPFANG